From Achromobacter spanius, a single genomic window includes:
- a CDS encoding LysR family transcriptional regulator codes for MLTHRHIEVFRAVMIAGSVTKAADLLNTSQPTVSRELARMEQTIGFALFERIAGRLRPTMPALALFEEVRQSYAGLERVASAAARLRAFREGQLSVITLPAFSHSILPDAFRCFHGRHAGVSLSVETQESPLLEEWLTAQRYDLGLTEHDSAPAGTRLELLVQVDEVCVLPDGHPLLARTAVALADFAGQAFVSLSASDPYRVQIDEAFAQAGVLPRSIVETPTAVSVCTFVRQGLGLAIVNPLTALDFVGRGLHIRPLTLSFPFRVNVVFPEHRPGNPLVGAFMDSLRDAAAAIKGRLAAAESA; via the coding sequence ATGCTCACGCATCGGCATATTGAAGTCTTCCGCGCGGTGATGATTGCCGGCAGCGTCACCAAGGCCGCCGATCTGCTCAATACGTCGCAGCCCACCGTCAGCCGCGAGCTGGCCCGCATGGAGCAGACGATCGGTTTCGCGCTCTTCGAACGTATTGCCGGACGCCTGCGGCCCACGATGCCGGCGCTGGCGCTCTTTGAAGAGGTGCGGCAGTCCTACGCCGGCCTGGAACGCGTGGCGTCCGCCGCAGCCCGTTTGCGGGCGTTCCGCGAGGGGCAGCTCTCAGTGATCACCTTGCCGGCGTTCTCGCATTCGATCCTGCCCGACGCGTTTCGGTGCTTTCATGGCCGCCACGCCGGCGTGAGCCTGTCGGTCGAAACCCAGGAGTCGCCATTGCTCGAAGAGTGGCTGACGGCGCAGCGTTACGATCTGGGTCTGACCGAACATGATTCGGCGCCCGCCGGCACGCGGTTAGAACTGCTGGTGCAGGTCGACGAGGTCTGCGTGCTGCCGGATGGCCATCCGCTGCTGGCGCGCACAGCAGTGGCGCTGGCGGATTTCGCGGGGCAGGCCTTCGTCAGTCTGTCGGCCAGCGATCCTTACCGCGTCCAGATCGACGAAGCGTTTGCCCAGGCGGGCGTGTTGCCCCGATCCATTGTGGAAACGCCCACTGCGGTGTCCGTCTGCACGTTCGTGCGCCAAGGGCTGGGCCTGGCGATCGTCAATCCGCTGACTGCCCTGGACTTCGTCGGGCGCGGGCTGCATATCCGGCCGCTGACGCTGTCGTTTCCGTTCCGCGTCAATGTGGTGTTTCCGGAACACCGTCCGGGCAATCCGCTGGTCGGTGCATTCATGGATTCGCTGCGTGACGCCGCGGCGGCCATCAAGGGCAGGCTTGCGGCCGCAGAATCCGCATGA
- the murJ gene encoding murein biosynthesis integral membrane protein MurJ, with product MSLFRSAATVSSFTLLSRISGLIRDILVARAFGAGPITDAFWVAFRIPNLLRRLFAEGAFAQAFVPILGAARNNRSEEEVRTLLDRVALLLTAALMLVTLIGIVAAPWVVSAMASGLRGAARDTEFGAAVWMTRMMFPYILCMSLIAFASGVLNTWRRFAVPAFTPVLLNLSMIGACIWLAPRMDVPVYALAVGVMIGGVLQLAVQWVALARLGLTPRFSLRFGQAWADPTVQRILKQMAPATLGVSVAQISLLINTNIATWLTPGSVTWLSFADRLMEFPTALLGVALGTVLLPSLSAAHARDDHGGYSALLDWGLRLVLLLGLPAAVGMAMLSDGLVATLFHYGAFSAQDVLQTRLAVISYSAGLIGLLAVKILAPGFYAKQDIRTPVKIAIAVLIVTQLLNVLLVPTLAHAGLALAIGLGACLNALALLIGLRRRGVYMPGAGWTVFALRLVPALAGLAALLWYADTRIDWIALQTHAGQRALLLAGVLAASGVVYFGMLLLFGFRLRDFGRRPKQ from the coding sequence ATGAGCCTGTTCCGTTCGGCGGCCACGGTCAGCAGCTTCACGTTGCTGTCCCGCATTTCCGGCCTGATCCGCGACATCCTGGTGGCCCGCGCGTTTGGCGCCGGCCCCATTACCGACGCCTTCTGGGTCGCTTTCCGCATTCCCAATCTGCTGCGCCGCCTGTTCGCCGAGGGCGCCTTCGCCCAGGCCTTCGTGCCCATCCTGGGCGCCGCGCGCAACAACCGTTCCGAAGAAGAAGTCCGCACGCTGCTCGACCGCGTGGCCCTGCTGCTGACCGCCGCATTGATGCTGGTCACGCTGATCGGCATCGTCGCGGCGCCCTGGGTGGTATCGGCCATGGCCAGCGGCCTGCGCGGCGCGGCGCGCGACACCGAATTCGGCGCGGCGGTCTGGATGACGCGGATGATGTTTCCCTACATCCTCTGCATGTCCCTGATCGCCTTCGCGTCCGGCGTGCTCAATACCTGGCGGCGCTTTGCGGTGCCCGCCTTCACCCCCGTGCTGCTGAACCTGTCCATGATCGGCGCCTGCATCTGGCTTGCGCCGCGCATGGACGTGCCGGTCTACGCACTGGCCGTCGGCGTCATGATCGGCGGCGTGCTGCAGTTGGCCGTGCAATGGGTGGCCCTGGCGCGCCTGGGTCTCACGCCGCGTTTTTCGCTGCGCTTTGGCCAGGCCTGGGCCGATCCCACCGTGCAGCGGATCCTCAAGCAGATGGCGCCCGCCACGCTCGGCGTGTCGGTGGCGCAGATTTCGCTCCTGATCAACACCAACATCGCGACGTGGCTGACGCCGGGCAGCGTGACCTGGCTGTCGTTCGCCGACCGCCTGATGGAATTTCCCACGGCGCTGCTGGGCGTGGCGCTGGGCACCGTCCTCTTGCCCAGCCTGTCCGCGGCGCATGCCCGCGACGACCACGGCGGCTACAGCGCGCTGCTCGACTGGGGCCTGCGTCTGGTGCTGCTGCTGGGCCTGCCCGCCGCGGTGGGCATGGCCATGCTGTCAGACGGACTGGTCGCCACGCTGTTTCATTACGGCGCCTTCAGCGCGCAGGACGTGCTGCAGACGCGCTTGGCCGTCATCTCCTACTCGGCCGGGCTGATCGGCCTGCTGGCGGTCAAGATCCTGGCTCCCGGGTTCTACGCCAAGCAGGACATCCGCACGCCCGTGAAGATTGCCATCGCCGTGCTGATCGTGACCCAGTTGTTGAATGTGCTGCTGGTGCCGACGCTGGCGCATGCCGGCCTGGCCTTGGCCATCGGATTGGGCGCCTGCCTGAACGCCCTGGCGCTGCTGATCGGGCTGCGTCGCCGCGGCGTCTACATGCCGGGCGCCGGCTGGACGGTGTTTGCCTTGCGCCTGGTGCCCGCGCTGGCCGGGCTGGCGGCGCTGCTCTGGTATGCGGACACGCGCATCGACTGGATTGCACTGCAGACGCATGCCGGCCAACGCGCCCTGTTGCTGGCCGGCGTGCTGGCGGCAAGCGGCGTGGTGTACTTCGGAATGTTGTTACTGTTTGGATTTCGACTCAGGGATTTTGGACGACGTCCTAAGCAGTAA
- the rpsT gene encoding 30S ribosomal protein S20 — MANTAQARKRARQSVERNKHNSSLRSMLRTAIKRVRQSIAAGDKAAAGEVFQKATSVIDRVADKNIIHKNKAARHKSRLAAAIKALA, encoded by the coding sequence ATGGCCAATACCGCCCAAGCCCGCAAGCGCGCTCGCCAATCCGTTGAGCGCAACAAGCACAATTCCAGCCTGCGCTCGATGCTGCGCACCGCCATCAAGCGCGTTCGCCAATCCATCGCCGCTGGCGACAAGGCTGCGGCTGGCGAAGTGTTCCAGAAGGCCACCAGCGTGATCGATCGCGTGGCTGACAAGAACATCATCCACAAGAACAAGGCCGCTCGCCACAAGAGCCGCCTGGCTGCCGCCATCAAGGCGCTGGCCTAA
- the adk gene encoding adenylate kinase: MRLILLGPPGAGKGTQAAFLTQHFGIPQISTGDMLRAAVKAGTPLGIEAKKVMDAGGLVSDEIIIGLVQDRLTQPDCANGYLFDGFPRTIPQADALKSAGVKLDYVVEIAVPEEDIIERMSGRRVHQPSGRSYHVRFNPPKTEGKDDVTGEELVQRDDDREETVRHRLSVYREQTRPLVDYYSAWAQQDSAAAPKYRKISGVGAVDEIKSRLFEAVQS; the protein is encoded by the coding sequence ATGCGTCTTATCTTGCTCGGACCCCCCGGCGCCGGCAAAGGCACCCAGGCCGCGTTTCTAACGCAGCACTTCGGCATTCCCCAGATCTCCACCGGCGACATGCTGCGCGCCGCGGTGAAAGCGGGCACCCCGCTGGGTATTGAAGCCAAGAAGGTCATGGACGCCGGCGGCCTGGTTTCCGACGAGATCATCATCGGCCTGGTACAAGACCGCCTGACGCAGCCCGACTGCGCCAACGGTTACCTGTTCGACGGCTTTCCCCGCACCATCCCGCAGGCCGACGCGCTCAAGAGCGCCGGCGTCAAGCTGGACTACGTCGTGGAGATCGCCGTCCCCGAAGAAGACATCATCGAACGCATGAGCGGACGCCGCGTGCACCAGCCCAGCGGCCGCAGCTACCACGTGCGCTTCAACCCGCCCAAGACCGAAGGCAAGGACGACGTCACCGGCGAAGAGCTGGTCCAGCGTGACGACGACCGCGAGGAAACCGTGCGCCATCGCCTGTCGGTGTACCGCGAGCAGACCCGCCCGCTGGTCGACTACTACTCCGCCTGGGCGCAGCAAGATTCCGCCGCCGCCCCGAAGTACCGCAAGATCTCGGGCGTGGGCGCCGTCGACGAAATCAAGTCGCGCCTGTTCGAAGCCGTTCAAAGCTGA
- a CDS encoding FecR domain-containing protein has protein sequence MADQVINWLLLLRSGKATAQDYNDFLAWRAADPVHENAWQQLTGTLAGSSFGRLGDVYATGSGGTAAAAQSLIPPPPAAIVPPRRRFLTGALALASTGAAAAYVGNAFYPLNNVAADAATATGERRRYLLSDGSQLLLDARSRVDLDFTPAYRQVRLLDGAVTVSVAPDARRPFLVQTAQGTVRALGTRYMVRQQAQRTVVVVHEHEVEVETMSGAHGTIRAGTGARFDNARMDTPRAELMAEAAWESGWVEARGRPLGEVIAALRPYRSGALRVSMAAGGLPVSGHFPLDDTDAALDSLQDQMPIQVRRFTPWFVSINVAA, from the coding sequence ATGGCGGACCAGGTGATCAATTGGCTGCTGTTGCTGCGCTCCGGCAAGGCAACTGCCCAAGACTACAACGACTTCCTGGCTTGGCGAGCGGCCGACCCTGTCCATGAGAACGCCTGGCAGCAACTGACGGGCACCCTGGCAGGATCGTCGTTCGGCCGGCTAGGCGACGTCTATGCCACCGGCAGCGGCGGCACCGCTGCCGCGGCCCAGTCGTTGATCCCGCCCCCGCCCGCCGCCATCGTGCCGCCCCGCCGCCGTTTTCTGACTGGTGCGCTTGCGCTCGCCAGTACCGGCGCGGCCGCTGCTTATGTCGGCAACGCCTTCTACCCGCTGAACAACGTTGCCGCCGACGCGGCCACCGCAACGGGCGAACGCCGCCGCTACCTGCTGTCGGACGGCAGCCAGCTCCTGCTCGACGCCCGCAGCCGCGTCGACCTGGACTTCACGCCCGCGTATCGACAGGTTCGCCTGCTCGATGGCGCCGTCACGGTATCCGTCGCGCCCGACGCCCGGCGCCCCTTCCTGGTGCAAACGGCGCAGGGCACGGTCCGTGCATTGGGCACCCGCTACATGGTGCGTCAGCAGGCGCAGCGCACGGTCGTGGTGGTGCACGAACACGAAGTCGAAGTCGAGACCATGTCCGGCGCCCACGGCACGATCCGAGCCGGCACCGGCGCCCGCTTCGATAACGCCCGCATGGACACGCCGCGCGCCGAGCTCATGGCCGAGGCCGCCTGGGAATCCGGCTGGGTCGAAGCCCGTGGCCGCCCGCTGGGGGAAGTCATCGCCGCGCTGCGCCCGTATCGCAGCGGCGCCCTGCGCGTGTCCATGGCCGCCGGCGGCCTGCCCGTGTCCGGCCATTTCCCGCTGGACGATACCGACGCCGCGCTGGACAGCCTGCAAGACCAGATGCCCATCCAGGTGCGCCGTTTTACGCCCTGGTTCGTCTCGATCAACGTCGCCGCCTGA
- the garL gene encoding 2-dehydro-3-deoxyglucarate aldolase: protein MNSPLPNRFRQRILARERLIGFWMCMSSHITAELVGLADFDWLLLDGEHSPNEVPMFLQQLQALQGSASAAVGRPSWNDPVEIKRLLDIGFYNLLIPFIESEDDARRAVAATRYPPQGIRGVAGAMRSNRYGTVPNYLHTINDNICVLLQIESRPGIEAVDEIAAVEGVDGVFIGPSDLAAALGHIGNPGHPEVQEAIRHLHQRVTAQGKAVGILAPVHADARRYLDMGMHFVAVGTDLGVFKQATFALREAFPT from the coding sequence ATGAATTCACCTCTTCCCAATCGCTTCCGGCAACGCATCCTGGCCCGCGAGCGGCTCATCGGATTCTGGATGTGCATGTCCAGCCACATCACCGCCGAGCTCGTCGGCCTGGCCGATTTTGACTGGCTGCTTCTGGATGGAGAACATTCGCCCAATGAGGTGCCGATGTTCCTGCAGCAGCTCCAGGCCTTGCAGGGCAGCGCCAGCGCGGCCGTGGGCCGTCCGTCCTGGAACGATCCGGTCGAGATCAAGCGGCTGCTGGATATCGGCTTCTACAACCTGTTGATTCCGTTCATCGAATCCGAAGATGACGCGCGCCGCGCGGTGGCTGCCACGCGCTATCCGCCGCAAGGCATCCGCGGCGTGGCGGGCGCGATGCGCAGCAACCGCTACGGCACGGTGCCGAACTATCTGCACACCATCAACGACAACATCTGCGTGCTGCTGCAGATCGAAAGCCGTCCGGGCATCGAGGCGGTGGATGAGATCGCCGCGGTTGAAGGCGTGGATGGTGTGTTCATCGGCCCGTCGGATTTGGCGGCAGCCCTTGGACATATTGGCAATCCCGGCCACCCCGAAGTGCAGGAAGCGATCCGCCACCTGCATCAGCGCGTGACCGCGCAAGGCAAGGCCGTGGGCATTCTGGCGCCCGTGCATGCGGACGCGCGGCGCTACCTGGACATGGGCATGCACTTCGTGGCCGTGGGAACCGACCTGGGCGTGTTCAAGCAGGCAACCTTCGCGCTGCGCGAGGCGTTTCCGACCTGA
- the lysA gene encoding diaminopimelate decarboxylase, with translation MTFDPRQLTQLAAEHGTPLWVYDAAVIRERIAQLRRFDTIRYAQKACSNLHILRLMRAQGVVVDAVSLGEIERSLAAGFDPRSEPEGIVFTADLIDHATLATALKHGITVNAGSLDMLSRVGEASPGHRVWLRINPGFGHGHSNKTNTGGPQSKHGIWIDDVAEAVAIVRRHGLKLVGVHMHIGSGVDYGHLSSVCDAMVDVVKSLDHDIEAISAGGGLSIPYRDGEPRIDCDHYFEQWDAARQRIAQYLGHEIRLEIEPGRFLIAESGVLVAEVHSINRRPERDFALVDAGFNDLMRPAMYGSYHRISVHAPDGSAPQDTPQTRIAVAGPLCESGDVFTQNEGGVMSDQLLPRPRIGDFMVFHNAGAYGSSMSSNYNSRPLAPEVLLDQGEARLIRRRQTVAELLALEE, from the coding sequence ATGACCTTCGATCCGCGCCAGCTCACCCAACTTGCCGCCGAACACGGCACGCCGCTCTGGGTGTACGACGCCGCCGTCATCCGCGAACGCATCGCCCAGCTGCGCCGCTTCGATACGATCCGCTACGCCCAGAAGGCGTGCTCGAACCTGCACATCCTGCGCCTGATGCGCGCGCAAGGCGTGGTGGTGGATGCGGTATCCCTGGGCGAGATCGAGCGCAGCCTGGCCGCCGGCTTTGACCCGCGCAGCGAACCGGAAGGCATCGTGTTCACGGCGGACCTGATCGACCACGCCACGCTGGCCACCGCGCTCAAGCACGGCATCACGGTCAACGCCGGATCCCTGGACATGCTGTCGCGTGTGGGCGAGGCGTCGCCGGGCCATCGGGTCTGGCTGCGCATCAACCCCGGCTTCGGACACGGCCATAGCAACAAGACCAACACCGGCGGCCCGCAAAGCAAGCACGGCATCTGGATTGACGACGTGGCCGAAGCGGTCGCCATCGTTCGCCGCCACGGCCTGAAACTGGTGGGCGTGCACATGCACATCGGTTCGGGCGTTGACTACGGCCATCTGTCCAGCGTGTGCGACGCCATGGTGGACGTGGTGAAGTCGCTGGATCACGACATCGAAGCCATTTCGGCGGGCGGCGGGCTGTCGATCCCCTACCGCGACGGCGAGCCGCGCATCGACTGCGATCACTACTTCGAGCAATGGGATGCGGCGCGCCAGCGCATCGCCCAGTATCTGGGTCATGAGATTCGCCTGGAGATCGAACCCGGCCGCTTCCTGATCGCTGAGTCGGGCGTGCTGGTTGCCGAGGTGCATTCGATCAACCGGCGTCCCGAGCGCGACTTCGCGCTGGTCGATGCAGGCTTCAACGACCTGATGCGCCCGGCCATGTACGGCAGCTATCACCGCATCTCGGTGCATGCGCCGGACGGCAGCGCCCCGCAGGACACGCCGCAAACGCGCATCGCGGTGGCCGGCCCGCTGTGCGAATCGGGCGACGTGTTCACGCAGAACGAAGGCGGCGTCATGTCCGACCAGTTGCTGCCGCGTCCGCGTATCGGCGACTTCATGGTCTTTCACAACGCGGGCGCTTACGGGTCGTCGATGTCCTCGAACTACAACAGCCGTCCGCTGGCGCCTGAAGTCCTGCTGGACCAGGGCGAGGCACGCCTGATCCGCCGCCGCCAGACGGTTGCCGAGCTGCTCGCGCTGGAAGAATAA
- the lpxK gene encoding tetraacyldisaccharide 4'-kinase, with translation MKTRRASLLARQWQRGGWLSTALRPLSALTAWAVERKRARYASGAKVSYRAPVPVVVIGNIYVGGTGKTPMVIAAVENLRARGYTPGVVSRGYGVKVGPHPRVGLGDLEAARFGDEPALIARATGAPVCIHPKRALAAQVLLQAHPRVDVIVSDDGLQHLALARDIEIVVQDQRGVGNRRLLPAGPLREPASRLADVDAVVTNIGTPGTSLAVSGTANSRPRQVQMWLEPGLARHIGGHATQPLSAFAGQPRIAAAAGIGNPERFFATLRAAGITLSATLALPDHHGYATSPFQALDADVILVTAKDAIKCGALNDPRLWEVPVEAAFSDPGLFDWLAGALRAREERPVIGQNGDGDNRGRNPTA, from the coding sequence TTGAAAACCCGACGCGCATCACTGCTGGCCCGCCAATGGCAGCGCGGCGGCTGGCTGTCCACCGCCCTGCGCCCGCTGTCCGCGCTGACCGCATGGGCGGTCGAGCGCAAGCGCGCGCGCTATGCCAGCGGCGCCAAGGTGTCCTACCGGGCGCCCGTGCCCGTGGTCGTGATCGGCAACATCTACGTGGGCGGCACGGGCAAGACGCCCATGGTGATCGCCGCCGTCGAGAACCTGCGGGCCCGTGGCTACACCCCGGGTGTGGTCAGCCGGGGCTACGGCGTGAAGGTCGGCCCGCATCCGCGTGTGGGGCTGGGCGACCTGGAAGCGGCCCGCTTTGGCGACGAACCGGCGCTGATCGCCCGGGCCACCGGCGCACCCGTGTGCATCCACCCCAAGCGCGCCCTCGCCGCCCAGGTCTTGCTGCAAGCCCATCCGCGGGTGGACGTCATCGTCTCGGACGACGGTCTGCAACATCTGGCCCTGGCGCGTGACATCGAAATCGTGGTGCAGGATCAGCGCGGCGTGGGCAACCGGCGCCTGCTGCCCGCCGGCCCGCTACGCGAGCCCGCCAGCCGGCTGGCCGACGTGGACGCCGTGGTCACCAATATCGGCACGCCGGGCACTTCTCTTGCGGTGTCTGGCACCGCAAACAGCCGTCCCCGCCAGGTCCAGATGTGGCTTGAACCCGGCCTGGCGCGCCATATCGGGGGACACGCCACGCAGCCGCTGTCCGCCTTTGCCGGACAGCCGCGCATCGCGGCCGCGGCCGGCATCGGCAATCCGGAGCGCTTTTTCGCCACCTTGCGGGCAGCCGGCATCACGCTGTCCGCGACGCTTGCCCTGCCCGATCACCACGGCTACGCCACCTCGCCGTTCCAGGCGCTGGACGCCGACGTCATCCTGGTGACCGCCAAGGACGCCATCAAGTGCGGCGCCTTGAACGATCCCCGGCTGTGGGAAGTGCCGGTAGAAGCCGCATTCTCCGACCCGGGGCTCTTTGACTGGCTGGCCGGTGCGCTGCGCGCTCGTGAAGAGCGCCCGGTCATTGGCCAGAACGGCGACGGCGATAACCGGGGCCGCAACCCAACCGCGTAA
- the kdsB gene encoding 3-deoxy-manno-octulosonate cytidylyltransferase, giving the protein MSFIAIIPARTASTRLPDKPLADIAGKPMVVRTADRAALSRASQIFIATDDQRVQQAAQAHGLRALMTRGDHPTGTDRLAEAVEQLGLPDDAIVVNVQGDEPLIEPELIDAVAAKLQAYPRADIATCACPLADAEALFNPNVVKLVCAADDRALYFSRAPIPWARDALAGGERVLAQGLPAWHHIGLYAYRASFLRRFPTLPQGALERFESLEQLRAMEYGHVIVVHRASTPPAGGVDTPADLERVRLIYSKQI; this is encoded by the coding sequence GTGAGCTTCATCGCCATCATCCCGGCGCGCACCGCTTCGACCCGGTTGCCCGATAAGCCGCTTGCCGACATTGCCGGCAAGCCCATGGTCGTGCGCACCGCCGATCGCGCCGCGCTGTCGCGCGCCTCGCAGATCTTCATCGCCACCGATGACCAGCGCGTGCAGCAGGCTGCGCAGGCGCACGGTTTGCGCGCCCTGATGACCCGCGGCGACCATCCCACCGGCACCGACCGGCTGGCCGAAGCGGTCGAGCAGCTTGGCCTGCCCGACGACGCGATCGTCGTGAACGTGCAGGGCGACGAGCCCCTGATCGAACCCGAACTCATCGACGCGGTGGCGGCCAAGCTGCAGGCCTATCCGCGGGCCGACATCGCCACCTGTGCATGCCCCCTGGCGGATGCCGAGGCCCTGTTCAATCCCAACGTCGTCAAGCTGGTCTGCGCCGCCGACGATCGCGCCCTGTATTTTTCGCGCGCCCCCATCCCCTGGGCCCGGGATGCACTGGCCGGCGGCGAACGCGTGCTGGCGCAGGGGCTGCCCGCCTGGCATCACATCGGCCTGTACGCCTACCGCGCGTCATTCCTGCGCCGCTTTCCGACCCTGCCGCAAGGCGCGCTCGAACGCTTCGAATCGCTGGAACAACTGCGGGCCATGGAATACGGCCACGTCATCGTCGTCCATCGGGCGTCGACGCCTCCAGCGGGTGGGGTAGATACCCCGGCCGATCTCGAGCGCGTCCGCTTGATCTACAGCAAACAGATATAA
- a CDS encoding Ldh family oxidoreductase, with amino-acid sequence MAWGMAEDLAHTTAGLMARTDLLGIDSHGISMLPAYEDKWRAGTLRLDARARVVRDGGASALIDGMGGLGYPVAAQAMNLAVDKALEHGVGAVAVCNSHHFGAAGVYARIAVDRGVVGLVTSSANGVIMVPTRGAMPMLGTNPIAFGAPAAYNEPFVLDMATTTVAANKVKVYDFLDKPLPPGWAVDGQGAPVTDADAAMQFIFKHPEGGLTPLGGTTAMSSHKGYGLAMMAQILGGTLSGSAFAARRAATRRPGEPDDVGHFFLALNPDAFRAAGSFESDMDDMIDAMHDTPPADPAEPVLVAGEPEAAERMRRLREGIPIPAALAERLRGICERAGTPYLLDPLS; translated from the coding sequence ATGGCCTGGGGCATGGCCGAGGACCTGGCCCACACCACGGCGGGCCTGATGGCGCGTACGGACCTGCTGGGCATCGATTCGCATGGCATCTCGATGCTGCCCGCGTACGAGGATAAGTGGCGCGCAGGCACGCTGCGGCTGGACGCGCGGGCCCGCGTGGTGCGCGACGGCGGCGCCAGCGCGCTGATCGACGGCATGGGCGGGCTGGGCTATCCGGTCGCGGCGCAGGCCATGAACCTGGCCGTGGACAAGGCCCTTGAGCACGGCGTGGGCGCGGTGGCGGTCTGCAACTCGCATCATTTCGGCGCGGCGGGCGTCTACGCGCGCATCGCGGTCGACCGCGGCGTGGTGGGGCTGGTCACCAGCAGCGCCAACGGCGTCATCATGGTCCCCACGCGCGGCGCGATGCCGATGCTGGGCACCAATCCCATCGCGTTCGGCGCACCCGCCGCGTACAACGAACCCTTTGTGCTCGACATGGCAACGACGACGGTGGCGGCCAACAAGGTCAAGGTCTACGATTTCCTGGACAAGCCGTTGCCGCCGGGCTGGGCCGTGGACGGACAGGGCGCGCCGGTGACGGACGCGGACGCGGCCATGCAGTTCATCTTCAAGCACCCGGAAGGCGGCCTCACCCCATTGGGCGGCACGACCGCCATGAGCAGCCACAAGGGCTATGGCCTGGCGATGATGGCGCAGATCCTGGGCGGTACGCTCAGCGGCAGCGCGTTCGCCGCGCGGCGTGCAGCCACGCGCCGCCCCGGTGAGCCGGACGACGTGGGCCATTTCTTCCTGGCGCTCAACCCCGACGCCTTCCGCGCGGCCGGGTCTTTCGAGAGCGACATGGACGACATGATCGACGCCATGCACGACACCCCGCCCGCCGATCCCGCCGAACCCGTGCTGGTGGCGGGCGAGCCCGAAGCGGCCGAGCGCATGCGCCGGCTGCGCGAGGGCATCCCGATTCCTGCGGCGCTGGCCGAACGCCTGCGCGGCATCTGCGAACGCGCGGGCACGCCGTACCTGCTGGACCCCCTCTCTTAA
- a CDS encoding Trm112 family protein has protein sequence MESRLLDILVCPLCKGRLEHDRQQAELVCRADRLAFPLRDGIPVMLESEARALDDAAAPR, from the coding sequence ATGGAATCCCGCCTTCTCGACATCCTCGTTTGCCCCTTATGCAAGGGCCGCCTCGAACACGACCGGCAGCAGGCCGAACTGGTCTGCCGCGCGGACCGGCTGGCCTTCCCGCTGCGCGATGGCATTCCGGTCATGCTGGAATCCGAGGCCCGCGCGCTGGACGACGCCGCCGCCCCTCGCTGA
- a CDS encoding 3-hydroxyacyl-CoA dehydrogenase, whose protein sequence is MEIANKVFIVTGGASGLGAGTARMLVEHGAKVVIADLQDEPGEALAKELGQRYVHCDVTQEADGKKVVAAALELGALFGLVNCAGVAPAAKIVGKNGAHPLELFQKVVSINLIGSFNMMRLAAEAMSANTPESTGERGVMINTASVAAFDGQIGQAAYAASKAGVAGMTLPIARDLSKTGIRCMTIAPGIFGTPMIFGMPQEVQDSLAASIPFPARLGRPEDYAKLVHSIITNDMLNGETIRLDGAIRMPPK, encoded by the coding sequence ATGGAAATCGCGAACAAGGTATTCATCGTTACCGGCGGCGCATCCGGCCTGGGCGCCGGCACCGCCCGCATGCTGGTCGAACATGGCGCCAAGGTCGTCATTGCCGACCTGCAGGACGAGCCGGGCGAAGCGCTCGCCAAGGAACTCGGCCAGCGCTACGTGCACTGCGACGTGACGCAGGAAGCCGACGGCAAGAAGGTCGTGGCCGCCGCGCTGGAACTGGGCGCGCTGTTTGGCCTGGTCAACTGCGCGGGCGTCGCTCCTGCCGCCAAGATCGTCGGCAAGAACGGCGCGCACCCGCTGGAGCTCTTCCAGAAGGTCGTGTCGATCAACCTGATCGGCAGCTTCAACATGATGCGTCTGGCCGCCGAGGCCATGAGCGCCAACACGCCCGAGTCCACCGGCGAACGCGGCGTAATGATCAACACGGCGTCCGTCGCCGCCTTTGACGGCCAGATCGGCCAGGCGGCCTATGCCGCTTCCAAGGCGGGCGTGGCGGGCATGACGCTGCCGATCGCGCGCGACCTGTCCAAGACCGGCATCCGCTGCATGACCATCGCCCCGGGCATCTTCGGCACCCCGATGATCTTCGGCATGCCGCAGGAAGTGCAGGACTCGCTGGCCGCCAGCATCCCCTTCCCCGCGCGCCTTGGCCGCCCGGAAGACTACGCCAAGCTGGTCCACAGCATCATCACCAACGACATGCTGAACGGCGAAACCATCCGTCTCGACGGCGCCATCCGCATGCCGCCAAAATAG